One Streptomyces sp. CNQ-509 DNA window includes the following coding sequences:
- a CDS encoding acyl carrier protein — protein sequence MSEFTLSHLVALIRDCAGESDVADLSGDIADMAFDELGYDSLALLELSARIKQTLGVEVAESEMRTPGGTLRLINEAVSGREA from the coding sequence GTGTCCGAATTCACCCTCTCGCACCTCGTCGCCCTGATCAGAGACTGCGCCGGAGAATCCGATGTGGCCGATCTGAGCGGCGACATCGCCGACATGGCCTTCGACGAACTCGGCTACGACTCGCTCGCCCTGCTGGAACTGTCCGCCCGCATCAAGCAGACCCTCGGCGTCGAGGTCGCGGAGAGCGAGATGCGGACTCCCGGGGGCACGCTCCGGCTCATCAACGAAGCAGTCTCCGGAAGGGAAGCCTGA
- a CDS encoding SRPBCC family protein, which yields MGARTEHAIVIDAPVDLVWTMTNDVESWPDLFAGYAETEILRATDDGIDFRIKTHPDANGRVWEWVSHRVPDRESLTVEAHRIETGPFVYMKLHWSYRVTGEGTELRWVQEFDMKEGAPYDNAQMTAHLNEMSEINMGRIKEIVETAHRSRQEGAPAG from the coding sequence ATGGGAGCGCGCACCGAACACGCCATCGTGATCGACGCCCCGGTCGACCTGGTGTGGACCATGACCAACGACGTCGAGTCCTGGCCCGATCTCTTCGCCGGCTACGCCGAGACGGAGATCCTCCGGGCCACGGACGACGGCATCGACTTCCGGATCAAGACGCACCCGGACGCGAACGGGCGGGTGTGGGAATGGGTGTCCCACCGCGTCCCGGACCGGGAGTCCCTCACCGTCGAGGCGCACCGGATCGAGACGGGTCCCTTCGTCTACATGAAGCTGCACTGGAGCTACCGCGTGACCGGCGAGGGCACCGAGTTGCGCTGGGTGCAGGAATTCGACATGAAGGAAGGCGCCCCGTACGACAACGCCCAGATGACCGCGCATCTCAACGAGATGTCGGAGATCAACATGGGCCGTATCAAGGAGATCGTCGAAACGGCGCACCGCAGCCGGCAGGAGGGCGCCCCCGCCGGCTGA
- a CDS encoding CE1759 family FMN reductase has translation MSTERTIVVINAGVSEESSTRRLAGRIAQQSIDNLGAAGIPATVTMLDLGPLATEIARSLVSGFPTEAVSEAISRLAGADAVIAATPVYKAGISGLFKSFADLIDNDLLIAVPVILAATGGTARHAMVTDDQLRPLFAFLRALPVPTSLYAAPEDWGSPELGRRIGRAAGELAVLLRTDAPRQIADDNWTGYQHRFAGQATRAEQGAADVDFTTDLMRLAAGGQAP, from the coding sequence ATGAGCACGGAACGCACGATCGTCGTCATCAACGCCGGTGTCAGCGAGGAGTCCTCGACCCGCCGGCTGGCCGGCCGGATCGCGCAGCAGAGCATCGACAACCTGGGCGCGGCCGGCATCCCGGCCACCGTGACGATGCTCGACCTCGGGCCGCTGGCCACCGAGATCGCGCGCTCCCTCGTCTCCGGCTTCCCCACCGAGGCGGTGAGCGAGGCGATCTCCCGGCTGGCCGGGGCCGACGCGGTGATCGCGGCCACGCCCGTCTACAAGGCGGGGATCAGCGGCCTCTTCAAGTCGTTCGCCGACCTGATCGACAACGACCTGCTCATCGCCGTGCCCGTGATCCTCGCGGCCACCGGCGGCACCGCCAGGCACGCGATGGTCACCGACGACCAGCTCCGCCCCCTCTTCGCCTTCCTCCGCGCCCTGCCGGTCCCCACGTCGCTGTACGCGGCCCCGGAGGACTGGGGCTCCCCGGAGCTGGGCAGGCGGATCGGCCGGGCGGCGGGCGAACTGGCCGTCCTGCTGCGTACGGACGCGCCCCGCCAGATCGCCGACGACAACTGGACCGGCTACCAGCACCGGTTCGCCGGCCAGGCCACCCGCGCGGAACAGGGCGCGGCGGACGTCGACTTCACCACCGACCTGATGCGCCTGGCCGCCGGCGGCCAGGCGCCCTGA
- a CDS encoding MarR family winged helix-turn-helix transcriptional regulator translates to MANTTQIALAAWESLLRAQATIAREFEYTGDWGDVLPREYAVLHALSDADDGRRITELMEDALLTQAGVSRLVARLETRGYVERRDDPDDARACRVALTARGRETYRSLGRAHARQVREVMTRALDPQAMETLRELTEALIAASPRPDPRPDPRPSHARSQRRRPT, encoded by the coding sequence ATGGCGAACACCACGCAGATCGCGCTCGCGGCCTGGGAGTCGTTGCTGCGGGCCCAGGCCACGATCGCCCGCGAGTTCGAGTACACCGGCGACTGGGGCGACGTGCTTCCGCGCGAGTACGCCGTCCTGCACGCCCTGTCCGACGCGGACGACGGGCGCCGGATCACCGAGCTGATGGAGGACGCGCTGCTCACCCAGGCCGGCGTGTCGCGCCTGGTCGCCCGGCTGGAGACGCGGGGGTACGTCGAACGCCGCGACGACCCCGACGACGCCCGCGCCTGCCGCGTCGCGCTCACCGCCCGGGGCCGCGAGACGTACCGCAGCCTGGGCCGCGCCCACGCGCGGCAGGTCCGCGAGGTGATGACGCGGGCCCTGGACCCGCAGGCCATGGAAACGCTGCGGGAGCTGACGGAGGCCCTGATAGCCGCCAGCCCCCGCCCTGACCCCCGCCCCGACCCCCGCCCCAGCCACGCCCGATCACAGCGAAGGAGGCCGACATGA
- a CDS encoding CE1758 family FMN-dependent luciferase-like monooxygenase, with protein sequence MQFGIFSVGDIAPDPLTGRTYSEAERIDNIVRVAKRADEVGLDVFALGEHHNPPFIPSSPPTLLGYIAAQTRRIMLSTSVTLMTTNDPVKIAEDYAMLQHVAKGRLDLMVGRGNTVPVYPWFGKDIREGVGLALENYNLLHRLWREDVVDWEGKYRTPLQGFTATPRPLDDVPPFVWHGSIRSPEIAEQAAYYGNGFFANHILAPNFHFKRLVDLYRQRYAHYGHGTPEQAIVGLGGMSFIAARSQDAVERFRPYFENYPMFRGSRLEDHMAATPLTVGSPQEVIDKVLTFQEGFGDYQRQLFALDGLALPVETALEQVELLGTEVVPVLRRELESRRAEGVPDAPTHESLVTAKYGDAEPRRPRPNPNRGDNLSGTMPYQDSDPAVRAEFPVVR encoded by the coding sequence ATGCAGTTCGGGATCTTCAGCGTCGGCGACATCGCACCCGACCCGCTGACCGGCCGCACCTACAGCGAGGCCGAGCGGATCGACAACATCGTCCGGGTCGCGAAGCGGGCCGACGAGGTGGGGCTGGACGTGTTCGCGCTGGGCGAGCACCACAATCCGCCCTTCATCCCGTCGTCCCCGCCGACCCTCCTCGGGTACATCGCCGCGCAGACGCGGCGCATCATGCTCAGCACCTCGGTCACCCTCATGACCACGAACGACCCGGTGAAGATCGCCGAGGACTACGCCATGCTCCAGCATGTCGCGAAGGGGCGGCTGGACCTGATGGTGGGGCGCGGCAACACCGTGCCGGTCTATCCGTGGTTCGGGAAGGACATCCGCGAGGGCGTCGGACTCGCGCTGGAGAACTACAACCTGCTGCACCGGCTGTGGCGCGAGGACGTCGTCGACTGGGAGGGCAAGTACCGCACCCCGCTGCAGGGCTTCACCGCCACGCCGCGGCCGCTGGACGACGTACCGCCGTTCGTCTGGCACGGCTCGATCCGCTCGCCGGAGATCGCCGAGCAGGCCGCGTACTACGGGAACGGGTTCTTCGCCAACCACATCCTGGCGCCGAACTTCCACTTCAAGCGGCTGGTCGACCTCTACCGGCAGCGGTACGCGCACTACGGCCACGGCACGCCCGAGCAGGCCATCGTCGGCCTGGGCGGGATGTCCTTCATCGCCGCGCGGTCGCAGGACGCGGTGGAACGCTTCCGCCCGTACTTCGAGAACTACCCGATGTTCCGCGGGTCCCGGCTCGAAGACCACATGGCGGCCACCCCGCTGACCGTGGGCAGCCCGCAGGAGGTCATCGACAAGGTCCTCACCTTCCAGGAGGGCTTCGGCGACTACCAGCGGCAGCTGTTCGCGCTCGACGGCCTCGCGCTGCCGGTGGAGACGGCGCTGGAGCAGGTCGAGCTGCTGGGCACCGAGGTCGTGCCGGTCCTGCGCAGGGAGCTGGAGTCGCGCCGGGCGGAGGGCGTGCCGGACGCGCCGACGCACGAGTCGCTCGTCACCGCCAAGTACGGGGACGCGGAACCGCGCCGGCCGCGGCCGAACCCGAACCGCGGCGACAACCTGTCCGGCACCATGCCGTACCAGGACAGCGACCCGGCGGTGCGGGCCGAGTTCCCCGTGGTGCGGTGA
- a CDS encoding cold-shock protein, giving the protein MANGTVKWFNSEKGFGFIAQDGGGADVFAHHSNIDAQGFRELVEGQQVEFDVVQGQKGLQAENIRIV; this is encoded by the coding sequence ATGGCAAACGGCACCGTGAAGTGGTTCAACAGCGAAAAGGGCTTCGGATTCATCGCCCAGGACGGCGGCGGCGCCGACGTCTTCGCGCACCACTCCAACATCGACGCGCAGGGCTTCCGCGAGCTGGTCGAGGGCCAGCAGGTGGAGTTCGACGTCGTTCAGGGCCAGAAGGGCCTGCAGGCGGAGAACATCCGCATCGTCTGA
- a CDS encoding HAMP domain-containing protein, producing the protein MRLNPRALARRLPFRARLTAAITGLFLLTGTGLLAFVVVLARHGAAEKVDGLDISYHSTAGPPLTGAHPTDASGARAPGDYAEIRKMAETVQAVQDTALRQMVLWSAVGVLVLALLAGFLGWWLAGRALRPVASMTAAARRISEQNLHQRLAHAATLTAAPAPGGGLTVTLRFPPPH; encoded by the coding sequence GTGCGGCTGAACCCCCGCGCGCTGGCGCGCCGGCTGCCGTTCCGCGCCCGCCTCACCGCGGCGATCACCGGCCTCTTCCTCCTCACCGGCACCGGCCTGCTGGCCTTCGTCGTGGTCCTGGCCCGGCACGGGGCGGCCGAGAAGGTCGACGGCCTGGACATCTCGTACCACTCGACCGCCGGCCCGCCGCTCACCGGCGCCCACCCCACGGACGCCTCCGGGGCGCGGGCCCCCGGCGACTACGCCGAGATCAGGAAGATGGCGGAGACCGTCCAGGCCGTCCAGGACACCGCGCTGCGGCAGATGGTCCTCTGGTCCGCGGTCGGCGTCCTGGTCCTGGCGCTGCTGGCCGGGTTCCTCGGCTGGTGGCTGGCGGGCCGCGCGCTGCGCCCCGTCGCGTCCATGACGGCGGCCGCGCGCCGCATCAGCGAGCAGAACCTGCACCAGCGGCTGGCCCACGCCGCCACCCTCACCGCCGCGCCGGCCCCGGGGGGTGGCCTGACGGTCACTCTCCGTTTCCCACCGCCGCACTGA
- a CDS encoding response regulator transcription factor: MRVLVAEDHRILARTVATGLRRQAMAVDVAHAGDEAERMCLLTAYDVLILDRDLPGLSGDEVCRRLRAAGGPPRILMLTAAGEVTCKVYGLTALGADDYLAKPFDFAELVARVRTLSRRAQKPAPGALEFAGIVLDPVRHRVHAHGRPVDLTPREFAVLHLLLRAGGAPVPHDTLVRSVWDEHLDPRTSAVRATVSRLRGKPGGGGVIAADTGEGYRLCG, from the coding sequence ATGAGAGTCCTGGTAGCGGAGGACCACCGCATCCTGGCGCGTACCGTCGCCACCGGCCTGCGCCGCCAGGCCATGGCGGTCGACGTCGCCCACGCCGGCGACGAGGCCGAGCGGATGTGCCTGCTCACCGCGTACGACGTGCTGATCCTCGACCGCGACCTGCCGGGCCTCAGCGGCGACGAGGTGTGCCGACGGCTGCGCGCGGCCGGGGGCCCGCCGCGGATCCTGATGCTGACGGCCGCGGGCGAGGTCACCTGCAAGGTCTACGGGCTGACCGCGCTCGGCGCCGACGACTACCTGGCCAAGCCCTTCGACTTCGCCGAACTCGTCGCGCGGGTACGCACCCTGAGCCGCAGGGCGCAGAAACCGGCGCCCGGCGCGCTGGAGTTCGCGGGCATCGTCCTGGACCCGGTCCGGCACCGCGTCCACGCGCACGGCCGGCCCGTGGACCTGACGCCCCGGGAGTTCGCCGTGCTGCACCTGCTGCTACGGGCCGGGGGCGCGCCGGTGCCGCACGACACCCTCGTCCGTAGCGTCTGGGACGAGCACCTCGACCCGCGCACCAGCGCCGTCCGCGCCACCGTCAGCCGGCTGCGCGGCAAGCCCGGCGGAGGCGGCGTGATCGCCGCCGACACCGGAGAGGGCTACCGGCTGTGCGGCTGA
- a CDS encoding helix-turn-helix domain-containing protein, with amino-acid sequence MPTIGDLLRQWRHRRRLSQLDLALAAGVSARHVSLIETGKTNPSAAMVLRLAGHLTVPLRERNRLLLAAGFAPRYPERPLDDEALAAAGAAVARVLRAHEPYPAVAFDRRWNILRTNRAVEPFFAGVDPALLRPPVNLVRLGLDPRGFAPLVVNLDDVRTVFRARIRRQLALAPDPELTALYDELLAPGAADPPDADPVGPGPAGASDVVIPMVLRVAGRELRLFSTITTFGTPVDITLAEVAIESYYPADAETAAHFEESGGRPRPSAPDPAE; translated from the coding sequence GTGCCCACCATCGGTGACCTCCTGCGGCAGTGGCGGCACCGCAGGCGCCTCAGCCAGCTCGATCTCGCGCTCGCCGCCGGCGTCTCGGCCCGCCACGTCAGCCTCATCGAGACGGGCAAGACCAACCCGAGCGCCGCCATGGTGCTCCGCCTCGCCGGCCATCTCACCGTGCCGCTGCGCGAGCGCAACCGGCTGCTCCTCGCCGCCGGCTTCGCCCCCCGCTACCCCGAGCGGCCCCTGGACGACGAGGCGCTGGCGGCGGCCGGGGCCGCGGTCGCCCGGGTGCTGCGCGCCCACGAGCCGTACCCCGCGGTGGCCTTCGACCGCCGGTGGAACATCCTGCGCACCAACCGTGCGGTCGAGCCGTTCTTCGCCGGCGTCGACCCCGCCCTGCTGCGGCCGCCGGTCAACCTCGTCCGGCTGGGCCTCGACCCGCGCGGCTTCGCCCCGCTGGTGGTCAACCTGGACGACGTACGCACCGTGTTCCGCGCCCGGATCCGCCGCCAGCTCGCCCTCGCCCCCGACCCCGAACTCACCGCGCTCTACGACGAGCTGCTGGCTCCGGGCGCCGCGGACCCGCCGGATGCGGACCCGGTCGGCCCCGGCCCGGCGGGCGCGTCCGACGTCGTGATCCCGATGGTCCTCCGCGTGGCCGGGCGTGAGCTGCGGCTCTTCTCCACGATCACCACGTTCGGCACGCCGGTGGACATCACGCTGGCCGAGGTCGCCATCGAGTCGTACTACCCGGCGGACGCCGAGACCGCCGCCCACTTCGAGGAGTCCGGAGGACGCCCGCGCCCGTCCGCGCCGGATCCCGCGGAGTGA
- a CDS encoding nuclear transport factor 2 family protein — MTAESNKTLVGQALAALVETGSTDGLAPLLHDDFVHHRPDATTSDKTAWLAAVRAALIPLAGMRVEIHHLLADGDHVVMHSRRWLPGGGPEITVADVWRIEDGLIAEAWEIIEPAAQAAAHLSWWETPAGEPGRA; from the coding sequence ATGACCGCAGAGAGCAACAAGACCCTCGTCGGACAGGCACTCGCCGCTCTGGTCGAGACGGGCAGCACCGACGGCCTCGCGCCGCTGCTGCACGACGACTTCGTCCACCACCGGCCCGACGCGACCACCTCGGACAAGACGGCCTGGCTGGCCGCCGTACGCGCGGCGCTCATCCCGCTCGCCGGCATGCGGGTCGAGATCCACCACCTGCTGGCCGACGGCGACCACGTCGTCATGCACTCCCGGCGGTGGCTCCCCGGCGGCGGGCCGGAGATCACGGTGGCCGACGTCTGGCGGATCGAGGACGGGCTGATCGCGGAAGCCTGGGAGATCATCGAGCCGGCGGCGCAGGCCGCCGCCCATCTGTCGTGGTGGGAGACGCCCGCGGGCGAACCGGGCCGCGCGTAG
- a CDS encoding DUF5685 family protein, whose protein sequence is MFGIIRPCRCRLPKGLAKEWLGHLCGLCLALRGQGGQVARAATNHDGLLISVLYDAQAAPAEGKAGGGWRTAGPCPLRRMRRAEVAHGDGAQLAAVVSLLLASAKIRDHVADGDGALARPVLAAPARRVAGGWEAAGARGGAGLGFDTGVLVEAVERQREVEALAGPGTSVLVVTEPTELATAAAFAHTAKLAGRPGNEAALAEAGRLFGRVAHLLDAVQDAEDDRRTGAWNPITATATPPARVRQLCDDATRGVALALADAEFTDDRLVRALLVGELERAVRRTFAHAGGGFGPPPPEFVPLGQGEEETERHTDRSGCCEGCGEMCNWCQCCGGDDDGDDGGCCDCDCGCCDCSC, encoded by the coding sequence ATGTTCGGCATCATTCGGCCGTGCCGCTGCCGGCTGCCGAAGGGGCTCGCCAAGGAGTGGCTGGGGCATTTGTGCGGGCTGTGCCTGGCGCTGCGCGGCCAGGGCGGGCAGGTCGCGCGGGCGGCCACCAACCACGACGGGCTGCTCATATCTGTGCTGTACGACGCGCAGGCCGCCCCGGCGGAGGGCAAGGCCGGCGGCGGATGGCGCACCGCCGGGCCGTGCCCGCTGCGCCGGATGCGGCGGGCGGAGGTGGCGCACGGGGACGGGGCGCAACTGGCGGCCGTGGTGTCGCTGCTGCTGGCCTCGGCGAAGATCCGCGACCACGTCGCCGACGGCGACGGGGCGCTGGCGCGGCCGGTGCTGGCCGCCCCGGCGCGGCGGGTGGCCGGGGGCTGGGAGGCGGCCGGGGCCCGGGGCGGCGCCGGGCTGGGGTTCGACACCGGGGTGCTCGTCGAGGCGGTGGAGCGGCAGCGGGAGGTGGAGGCGCTGGCGGGGCCCGGCACGTCGGTGCTGGTGGTGACCGAGCCGACGGAGCTGGCGACGGCGGCGGCGTTCGCGCACACCGCGAAGCTGGCGGGCCGGCCCGGGAACGAGGCCGCGCTGGCCGAGGCCGGCCGCCTCTTCGGCCGGGTCGCGCACCTGCTGGACGCCGTACAGGACGCGGAGGACGACCGCCGCACGGGCGCGTGGAACCCGATCACGGCGACGGCCACTCCCCCCGCCCGGGTACGGCAGTTGTGCGACGACGCGACCCGCGGCGTGGCACTCGCCCTGGCGGACGCGGAGTTCACCGACGACCGGCTGGTCCGCGCCCTGCTGGTCGGCGAGCTGGAACGGGCGGTCCGCCGCACCTTCGCCCACGCGGGCGGCGGGTTCGGCCCGCCGCCGCCGGAGTTCGTACCGCTGGGGCAGGGCGAGGAGGAGACGGAGCGGCACACCGACAGGAGCGGCTGTTGCGAGGGCTGCGGCGAAATGTGCAACTGGTGCCAGTGCTGCGGCGGCGACGATGACGGCGACGACGGCGGTTGCTGCGACTGCGATTGCGGTTGCTGCGACTGCAGTTGCTAG
- a CDS encoding alpha/beta hydrolase — MLQHLTIPRGPIELAADLHLPDNADSTAPLRAVVLSTPGSSVKEQIGANYASRLAARGIAALVFDPAHQGQSGGEPRDFEDPYRRGEDISYAIDALGAIPGIDPQRIGVLGICAGGGYAVHTARTDHRIKAVGTVVPGNMGTSFRSFQPDGPAAALDALADARIEETRSGEMTRVNWLPDTLEDAAAAGMTDIDTTQAITYYRTERGGSEHSTNRRLSRSDSLLLGYDAFHLVDQLMTQPLQVILAGRIGNTGSYDTGMQLWKLAPNPVDLMVIDGAGHYEMYDEPEYVDAAVERLTSFYADNL, encoded by the coding sequence ATGCTTCAGCACCTCACGATCCCGCGCGGACCGATCGAGCTCGCGGCCGACCTCCACCTGCCCGACAACGCCGACAGCACCGCGCCGCTGCGCGCCGTGGTGCTCTCCACGCCCGGCAGCAGCGTGAAGGAGCAGATCGGCGCGAACTACGCGTCCCGCCTCGCCGCCCGCGGCATCGCGGCGCTCGTCTTCGATCCGGCTCACCAAGGGCAGAGCGGAGGCGAGCCCCGCGACTTCGAAGACCCCTACCGCCGCGGTGAGGACATCTCCTACGCCATCGACGCACTCGGCGCGATCCCCGGCATCGACCCGCAGCGCATCGGCGTCCTCGGCATCTGCGCCGGCGGCGGCTACGCCGTGCACACCGCCCGCACGGACCACCGCATCAAGGCGGTCGGAACCGTCGTTCCCGGCAACATGGGCACCTCGTTCCGCAGCTTCCAGCCCGACGGCCCGGCAGCCGCACTCGACGCCCTCGCCGACGCGCGCATCGAAGAGACACGCTCCGGCGAGATGACCCGTGTGAACTGGCTGCCCGACACCCTGGAGGACGCCGCGGCAGCCGGTATGACCGACATCGACACCACCCAGGCCATCACCTACTACCGCACCGAGCGGGGTGGCAGCGAGCACTCCACCAACCGCCGCCTCTCGCGCAGCGACTCCCTCCTGCTGGGCTACGACGCGTTCCACCTGGTCGACCAGCTCATGACCCAGCCACTGCAGGTCATCCTCGCCGGACGCATCGGCAACACCGGCTCCTACGACACCGGCATGCAGCTATGGAAGCTGGCCCCCAACCCCGTCGACCTCATGGTGATCGACGGCGCCGGCCACTACGAGATGTACGACGAACCCGAATACGTCGACGCCGCCGTCGAACGACTCACCAGCTTCTATGCGGACAACCTGTAA
- a CDS encoding MarR family winged helix-turn-helix transcriptional regulator: MPVDGAQLWTLNQRLLGVVMDACTRELAELGLETKEFFVLAEVEASPYPAEIATALLLPKASVTVYVRNLVAKGFVRREIDEADLRRHRLVLTAEGTQARDRARAALAAEYDRRLAMVTPQDRVELQRILKAMLAAPASGRTRE; encoded by the coding sequence ATGCCGGTCGACGGGGCGCAGCTGTGGACGCTGAACCAGCGGCTGCTGGGCGTCGTGATGGATGCCTGCACGCGGGAGCTGGCGGAACTCGGGTTGGAGACGAAGGAGTTCTTCGTCCTGGCCGAGGTGGAGGCATCGCCGTACCCGGCCGAGATCGCGACTGCGCTGCTGCTGCCCAAGGCGAGCGTGACGGTCTACGTTCGCAACCTCGTTGCCAAGGGCTTTGTCCGCCGCGAGATCGACGAGGCGGACTTGCGGCGTCATCGGCTCGTACTGACCGCCGAGGGCACACAAGCACGCGACCGAGCACGTGCAGCGCTCGCGGCGGAGTACGACCGCAGACTGGCGATGGTTACCCCCCAGGACCGCGTCGAGCTGCAACGCATCCTCAAAGCGATGCTCGCCGCGCCCGCGTCAGGCCGTACGCGCGAGTGA
- a CDS encoding DUF305 domain-containing protein, with protein sequence MIRTRSLSRRGAAAATAGAVALLLAACGGNDDESGDHGKHGGASASSPADSQKEQNAADVTFAKGMIPHHRQAVEMAGLAPERAASDEVKKLAAEIKKAQDPEIETLSGWLTSWGEDVPAEGEMDHSMHGSAGGMMTAEDMKSLEKAEGAAFDTAFMEMMIEHHEGAVAMAETEQADGSYPPAKEMAGQIISSQEAEIDAMKSMLDQG encoded by the coding sequence ATGATCCGCACACGTTCCCTGTCCCGCCGCGGCGCCGCGGCGGCGACCGCGGGCGCGGTCGCCCTCCTCCTCGCCGCCTGCGGCGGCAACGACGACGAGTCGGGAGACCACGGCAAGCACGGCGGTGCTTCCGCGTCCAGCCCCGCCGACTCCCAGAAGGAGCAGAACGCCGCCGACGTCACCTTCGCCAAGGGGATGATCCCCCACCACCGCCAGGCCGTGGAGATGGCCGGCCTCGCGCCTGAGCGGGCCGCGTCCGACGAGGTGAAGAAGCTCGCCGCGGAGATCAAGAAGGCCCAGGACCCGGAGATCGAGACGCTCTCCGGCTGGCTCACCTCCTGGGGCGAGGACGTCCCCGCGGAAGGCGAGATGGACCACTCCATGCACGGCTCCGCCGGCGGGATGATGACCGCCGAGGACATGAAGAGCCTGGAGAAGGCGGAGGGCGCCGCGTTCGACACGGCCTTCATGGAGATGATGATCGAGCACCACGAGGGTGCCGTCGCCATGGCCGAGACCGAGCAGGCGGACGGTTCGTACCCGCCGGCGAAGGAGATGGCCGGGCAGATCATCAGCTCCCAGGAAGCCGAGATCGACGCGATGAAGTCGATGCTCGACCAGGGCTGA
- a CDS encoding DUF6153 family protein produces the protein MGPRRRPAGRLFVLLVLAVLAGVLGMHALGPGGAPAPERPTAMAPGHGGAEAPAAMPAQTPLPVPGTPEASAGHVPAAFVPAAQTPASPASHAPVEQTPVATPAGDACSHTDGGSGHLAHADRTCAAAGTSSAYAPPALAGALPGAPAAAPAPIAGPAAGLPDRTPPDLAELQLLRI, from the coding sequence GGTGCTCGCGGTGCTGGCGGGCGTGCTGGGCATGCACGCGCTGGGCCCCGGCGGTGCGCCGGCCCCGGAGCGGCCGACGGCCATGGCGCCGGGCCACGGCGGGGCGGAGGCGCCGGCGGCGATGCCGGCGCAGACGCCTCTGCCGGTCCCCGGGACGCCGGAGGCTTCCGCGGGGCACGTCCCCGCGGCGTTCGTCCCCGCGGCGCAGACCCCCGCGTCCCCCGCTTCCCACGCGCCCGTGGAACAGACCCCCGTCGCCACGCCCGCCGGTGACGCCTGCTCCCATACCGACGGGGGCTCCGGGCACCTCGCCCACGCCGACCGTACGTGTGCCGCCGCCGGCACGTCCTCCGCGTACGCGCCGCCCGCCCTCGCCGGCGCCCTGCCCGGCGCTCCCGCCGCCGCGCCCGCGCCGATAGCCGGGCCCGCCGCCGGGCTGCCGGACCGGACGCCGCCGGATCTCGCCGAGCTGCAACTCCTGCGGATATAG